A genomic segment from Sulfurirhabdus autotrophica encodes:
- a CDS encoding type II secretion system F family protein has product MATAAKKTATKEFPFTWEGVDKKGKKVKGDMIAAGEAVVKVNLRRQGVTVLKVKKQSALGKGKKITEKDIALFTRQLATMMKAGVPLLQAFDIVAKGHSNPAVQKLLLDIKADVETGSSLTQAFGKHPLYFDALYCNLVNAGEQAGILDTVLERLATYSEKILAIKGKIKSAMFYPISIVVVAFVITAVIMLFVIPAFKELFTGFGADLPAPTLVVMAISDFFIAYWWAIFGSIGGGLWFFFYTWKRSKKMQHTMDRLLLKLPIFGTLLEKSAIARWTRTLSTMFAAGVPLVEALDSVAGAAGNVIYYDATKKIQGEVSTGTNLTNAMQNTNLFPNMVLQMVAIGEESGALDGMLGKVADFYEAEVDDMVDALSSLMEPIIMVVLGTLIGGLVIAMYMPIFKMGQVV; this is encoded by the coding sequence ATGGCAACAGCCGCAAAAAAAACAGCCACGAAAGAATTTCCATTTACCTGGGAAGGCGTGGACAAAAAAGGCAAAAAGGTCAAAGGGGATATGATCGCCGCGGGTGAAGCCGTTGTCAAAGTCAATCTGCGTAGACAGGGTGTCACTGTTCTCAAAGTAAAAAAACAAAGTGCTTTGGGTAAAGGCAAGAAAATCACAGAAAAGGATATTGCATTATTCACCCGGCAATTAGCAACAATGATGAAAGCCGGAGTTCCTTTGCTACAAGCTTTTGATATTGTTGCCAAGGGCCATAGCAATCCTGCCGTTCAAAAACTTTTGCTCGACATCAAAGCGGATGTAGAAACAGGCAGCAGCTTGACTCAAGCGTTCGGTAAACACCCCCTTTACTTTGATGCCCTCTATTGCAACTTGGTGAATGCAGGTGAGCAGGCTGGTATTTTAGATACGGTTCTTGAGCGATTAGCCACCTACAGCGAGAAAATTCTCGCGATAAAAGGGAAAATCAAGTCAGCCATGTTTTACCCGATTTCTATCGTTGTAGTGGCATTTGTGATCACTGCTGTAATTATGCTATTTGTAATTCCTGCTTTCAAAGAGCTATTTACAGGTTTTGGCGCCGATCTACCTGCACCCACTTTGGTTGTGATGGCAATTTCTGATTTCTTTATTGCCTACTGGTGGGCTATTTTTGGCAGTATAGGAGGTGGATTGTGGTTCTTCTTCTACACTTGGAAGCGCTCCAAAAAGATGCAACATACAATGGACCGATTACTTCTTAAACTTCCCATTTTTGGAACGCTTCTTGAAAAATCGGCTATTGCACGATGGACCAGAACGCTGTCCACCATGTTTGCGGCTGGCGTTCCCCTAGTTGAAGCTTTAGATTCAGTTGCGGGTGCAGCTGGTAATGTTATCTATTATGACGCTACTAAAAAAATTCAAGGCGAGGTTAGCACTGGCACGAATTTAACCAACGCGATGCAAAACACCAATCTATTTCCCAACATGGTATTACAAATGGTTGCTATTGGAGAGGAATCTGGTGCTTTGGATGGCATGTTAGGTAAAGTTGCTGATTTTTACGAAGCTGAAGTGGATGACATGGTAGATGCTTTGAGCAGCCTGATGGAGCCAATCATTATGGTTGTATTAGGCACATTGATTGGTGGTCTTGTGATTGCCATGTATATGCCTATTTTCAAGATGGGACAGGTTGTTTAA
- a CDS encoding prepilin peptidase: MPFLEFLQSSPSAFILLCIILGLMVGSFLNVVIYRLPLMMQRDWKAQCADLKGEVLPALPPLTLSIPRSACPSCGHKITAAENIPLLSYFFLRGKCSQCHAPIGIRYPVVELITGLLSGIMAWHFGFSAAGVAAIVFTWVLIALTFIDFDTQLLPDSITLPMIWAGLLLNLWNIYVPLSAAVIGAVAGYLSLWSVYWLFKLATGKEGMGFGDFKLLALIGAWLGWQMLPLVILLSSVVGAVVGISLILFTKHGRNIPIPFGPYLAGGGLIAMLWGHDLTQLYLGTL; encoded by the coding sequence ATGCCCTTTCTAGAATTCCTCCAATCATCTCCATCCGCTTTCATCCTTTTGTGCATCATTCTAGGCCTGATGGTTGGCAGTTTTCTGAATGTTGTTATCTACCGACTACCCTTGATGATGCAACGGGATTGGAAAGCACAATGTGCCGATCTAAAAGGGGAAGTTCTACCTGCTCTCCCCCCTTTGACGTTATCCATACCAAGATCAGCTTGCCCATCCTGCGGGCATAAAATCACGGCAGCAGAAAATATTCCGCTTTTGAGTTATTTTTTTCTGCGAGGAAAGTGCTCTCAGTGCCATGCGCCCATCGGAATACGTTATCCTGTAGTCGAACTCATTACTGGCTTATTGTCCGGAATAATGGCTTGGCATTTTGGATTTAGTGCTGCAGGAGTAGCTGCAATAGTTTTTACCTGGGTCTTAATAGCGCTTACCTTCATTGACTTTGACACCCAATTGCTGCCCGACAGCATCACCCTCCCCATGATTTGGGCAGGTTTATTACTCAACCTATGGAATATCTACGTTCCGCTTTCTGCTGCGGTTATTGGTGCCGTTGCAGGTTACCTATCTTTGTGGTCTGTTTATTGGCTATTCAAACTGGCAACTGGCAAAGAAGGCATGGGATTCGGTGATTTCAAACTCCTAGCGCTCATAGGTGCCTGGCTCGGATGGCAGATGCTACCCCTGGTTATCCTGCTTTCCTCCGTAGTAGGCGCTGTAGTGGGCATCAGCCTGATACTCTTCACAAAGCATGGCCGTAACATTCCTATCCCCTTCGGACCATACCTCGCCGGTGGTGGCTTGATCGCCATGCTCTGGGGCCATGATCTGACCCAACTATATTTAGGTACCCTCTAA
- the coaE gene encoding dephospho-CoA kinase (Dephospho-CoA kinase (CoaE) performs the final step in coenzyme A biosynthesis.), translated as MVYTVGLTGGIGCGKSSAARLFASLGAAVIDTDEIAHQLTALGQPALASISAAFGNQYFHSDGNLDRARMRQLIFSDQTAKIKLENILHPLIKQQAMNALSECTAPYALIVVPLLLETGNYDELIQRKLLVDCTEEQQISRTMARSKLTVQEVQAIMATQIPRNERLALADDIITNTGEFSSMQTQVLQLHETYLQATK; from the coding sequence ATGGTTTATACAGTCGGTCTGACAGGTGGCATTGGCTGCGGCAAAAGTAGCGCAGCCCGATTATTTGCCTCCCTGGGCGCGGCGGTGATCGACACAGATGAAATCGCACATCAACTGACAGCCCTCGGCCAACCAGCGCTTGCATCCATTTCAGCTGCCTTCGGAAATCAATATTTTCATTCAGATGGCAACCTTGACCGCGCTCGAATGCGGCAGCTTATATTTTCTGATCAGACAGCGAAGATCAAACTGGAAAATATTCTTCACCCGCTAATCAAACAACAAGCAATGAATGCACTTAGTGAGTGCACCGCCCCTTACGCTCTGATTGTTGTGCCCCTGCTTCTGGAAACAGGCAATTATGATGAACTGATCCAGCGCAAATTGCTTGTTGACTGCACGGAAGAACAACAAATATCGAGAACAATGGCGCGTAGTAAGTTGACTGTCCAAGAGGTCCAAGCCATCATGGCTACTCAAATCCCCCGGAACGAACGCTTAGCCTTGGCAGATGACATCATCACGAACACCGGTGAGTTTAGCAGCATGCAAACGCAGGTCTTACAATTACACGAAACCTATCTTCAAGCCACAAAATAA
- the zapD gene encoding cell division protein ZapD: MISYEYPLNERIRTLLRLENLYEKVHYFYAKNDGAEHHVALLVLFEILEVASRADLKSDLLQELDRQKHILEALRNNPAIAEDALEDVLQNIERTSANLLKVAGKVGHHMRENEWLMSIKQRSGIPGGVCEFDLPSYHFWLNLPPENRKQDLAEWLEPFLPIYDGLSIVLRLLRDSGKSSSYIALQGIFQQMLAGSKLAQMLRITLPHDIPCIPEISANKYALNIRFTTPDVDQRPKVCEMDIDFKLTFCNL, translated from the coding sequence GTGATTAGCTACGAATATCCACTCAATGAACGAATTCGCACCTTGCTTCGGCTTGAGAATTTGTATGAAAAAGTTCATTACTTTTATGCCAAAAATGATGGGGCTGAGCACCATGTCGCATTGCTTGTGCTATTTGAAATTCTCGAAGTTGCCAGCCGTGCAGATTTAAAATCTGATTTACTACAAGAATTAGACAGACAAAAACACATTCTGGAAGCGCTGAGAAACAACCCTGCAATTGCTGAGGACGCGTTGGAAGACGTGCTACAGAACATTGAAAGAACCAGCGCCAACCTGCTTAAAGTAGCAGGGAAAGTCGGGCATCATATGCGTGAAAATGAATGGTTGATGAGCATCAAGCAACGTTCAGGTATACCAGGCGGCGTATGTGAATTTGACCTGCCTTCCTACCATTTCTGGTTAAATCTGCCTCCTGAAAACCGGAAACAGGATCTTGCCGAATGGTTAGAACCATTTTTGCCTATTTACGACGGATTAAGTATCGTGCTCCGACTTTTGCGTGACAGTGGCAAATCAAGTAGCTATATTGCGCTTCAAGGTATATTCCAGCAAATGCTGGCAGGCAGCAAACTGGCGCAAATGCTGCGAATTACACTTCCGCATGATATACCCTGTATTCCAGAAATTAGCGCCAACAAATACGCTTTGAACATTCGTTTTACCACGCCTGACGTAGATCAACGACCTAAAGTATGCGAAATGGACATTGACTTCAAACTCACCTTTTGCAACCTTTGA
- a CDS encoding DNA gyrase inhibitor YacG, whose protein sequence is MSSHTKTVTSCPVCKKTLIWSTENPYRPFCSERCKAIDLGNWANEDYRIPVEEPNELKDTPYDDE, encoded by the coding sequence ATGTCATCCCATACGAAAACAGTCACTTCATGCCCTGTTTGCAAAAAAACCCTTATATGGAGCACTGAAAATCCATACCGCCCTTTTTGCTCAGAAAGATGTAAGGCTATTGACCTCGGGAATTGGGCAAACGAAGATTACCGCATCCCTGTTGAAGAACCTAACGAACTCAAAGATACCCCTTATGATGACGAATAA
- a CDS encoding copper chaperone PCu(A)C, with protein sequence MMTNNFSTFLQPFHSHRFFKAAMLCTLLFSGSNALAKSDNLTVSKAWVRATVPGQEVSGAFMDLTSKTNARLIKAESPVAEIVEIHSMSMQNGVMNMREIKELDLPAGKTIQLAPGGFHIMLINLSKQLKAGDSIPIKLTIKEAGNTDSVISIDAKVK encoded by the coding sequence ATGATGACGAATAACTTTTCAACCTTCTTGCAACCATTTCATTCTCATCGCTTCTTTAAAGCAGCGATGCTTTGCACATTATTATTTTCTGGAAGCAACGCACTGGCTAAAAGTGACAACCTTACCGTCAGTAAGGCATGGGTTCGCGCTACAGTTCCAGGGCAGGAAGTAAGTGGCGCTTTTATGGACCTGACCAGCAAAACCAATGCTCGACTCATTAAGGCTGAGAGTCCAGTTGCAGAGATCGTGGAAATTCACAGCATGTCTATGCAGAATGGCGTAATGAACATGCGCGAAATCAAGGAACTGGATTTACCTGCTGGCAAAACCATCCAGTTAGCACCCGGAGGTTTTCATATCATGCTAATCAACCTGTCCAAGCAGCTAAAAGCGGGAGACTCTATCCCAATTAAGCTAACAATCAAGGAGGCAGGTAACACTGATTCCGTGATCAGCATTGACGCCAAGGTAAAGTGA
- a CDS encoding Nudix family hydrolase has protein sequence MSEKRKLVDVAVAVIVYEDGKFLLAQRPEGKPYAGYWEFPGGKVELGESVYEALVREIQEELGIQVTHAYPWITQIFSYPHALVKLHFYRVTQWQGEPYPHENQAFSWLYSDAVNVAPLLPANGPVLQALSLPVVYGISNAAELGKEGFLVRLESALKSGLKIVQVREKQMTADELASFAADVVSLGKTYGAKVVVNSDVALAAKVGADGVHLTSQQLMQVEVRPDVGLIGASCHNQEELERAAALNLDYVLFGPVLPTLSHPDNPVLGWATFGEVIKDLPMPVYALGGLEPADLVTAWHYGAHGIAMLRSVWKDSD, from the coding sequence ATGAGTGAGAAGAGAAAGTTGGTCGATGTTGCCGTTGCTGTCATTGTGTATGAAGATGGAAAGTTTCTGCTTGCCCAGCGACCGGAAGGAAAACCTTATGCGGGTTATTGGGAATTCCCTGGAGGAAAAGTTGAGCTGGGTGAAAGCGTCTACGAAGCGCTGGTGCGAGAAATTCAGGAAGAACTGGGGATACAGGTTACGCATGCCTATCCCTGGATAACGCAAATTTTTTCCTACCCACATGCGCTGGTTAAATTACATTTTTACCGTGTAACACAGTGGCAGGGTGAACCCTATCCCCACGAAAATCAGGCATTCTCCTGGCTGTATAGCGATGCAGTGAATGTTGCCCCGTTATTGCCAGCCAACGGACCTGTGTTGCAGGCCCTCTCTCTCCCTGTAGTCTACGGAATCAGCAATGCTGCTGAGTTGGGTAAAGAGGGCTTTCTGGTACGTTTGGAATCAGCGTTAAAATCCGGCTTGAAAATCGTGCAGGTACGTGAAAAACAAATGACTGCCGATGAGCTTGCCAGTTTTGCGGCAGACGTGGTTTCGCTTGGCAAAACTTATGGCGCTAAGGTGGTGGTCAATAGTGATGTGGCACTTGCAGCAAAGGTGGGGGCAGATGGGGTTCATCTGACTTCTCAGCAGTTGATGCAAGTTGAAGTGAGGCCGGATGTCGGTTTAATCGGTGCTTCCTGCCATAATCAAGAAGAGTTGGAACGTGCAGCAGCGTTGAATCTGGATTATGTATTATTCGGGCCAGTTTTGCCTACGCTTAGTCATCCAGATAATCCGGTTTTAGGATGGGCAACTTTTGGTGAGGTCATTAAGGATCTTCCTATGCCTGTTTATGCATTAGGTGGTTTGGAGCCAGCTGATTTGGTCACTGCCTGGCACTATGGTGCTCATGGTATAGCAATGTTGCGTAGTGTATGGAAGGACAGTGATTAA
- a CDS encoding ATP-binding protein: MTDFVNLIAKAESLLTRLEQCMPHLPGETDWAASIAFRWRKRNGVGFIQPVSQPHRIFLKDLQDIDDQKKLIERNTRQFVQRLPANNVLLTGAHGTGKSSLVKAVLNKFATKGLRLIEVEKHDLIDLPEIVEQICNRSERFLIFCDDLSFEAEEPGYKALKVVLDGSIAATSENVLIYATSNRRHLMPEYMEENLVARHVGSEIHPGEAVEEKISLSERFGLWVSFYPFTQDEYLKIVDYWVAYLQADSKNIDMLHRAALQWALTRGSRSGRVAWQFARDWAGQQQITGRS, from the coding sequence ATGACTGATTTTGTAAATTTGATAGCCAAAGCAGAATCTCTGCTTACCCGCCTGGAGCAATGTATGCCCCATTTACCTGGCGAGACGGACTGGGCCGCATCTATTGCATTTCGCTGGCGTAAGCGAAATGGGGTAGGGTTTATTCAGCCCGTTAGCCAGCCCCATCGGATTTTTCTCAAGGATTTGCAGGATATCGATGATCAGAAAAAACTGATTGAACGCAATACTCGTCAATTTGTGCAGAGATTGCCGGCAAATAATGTTTTGCTGACCGGTGCGCATGGAACAGGTAAATCTTCCTTGGTCAAAGCAGTGCTCAATAAATTTGCAACTAAGGGATTAAGGTTGATTGAAGTTGAAAAGCATGATTTGATTGATCTGCCTGAAATTGTGGAACAGATTTGTAATCGCTCTGAGCGATTTCTGATTTTTTGTGATGATCTGTCTTTTGAGGCAGAAGAGCCTGGTTATAAAGCATTAAAAGTTGTGCTGGATGGCTCTATTGCCGCAACATCAGAGAATGTATTGATTTATGCGACTTCCAATCGCCGCCATCTGATGCCGGAGTATATGGAGGAGAATTTAGTTGCACGGCACGTGGGATCGGAAATTCATCCCGGAGAGGCGGTAGAGGAAAAAATCTCCTTGTCAGAGCGCTTTGGTTTATGGGTGTCATTCTATCCTTTTACGCAAGATGAATATCTGAAAATAGTAGATTACTGGGTGGCTTATCTTCAAGCAGATTCGAAAAACATCGATATGTTACATAGGGCTGCGCTGCAGTGGGCGCTTACACGTGGATCGCGCAGTGGTCGGGTGGCTTGGCAATTTGCACGAGACTGGGCAGGGCAGCAACAAATCACCGGGCGTTCATGA
- the argJ gene encoding bifunctional glutamate N-acetyltransferase/amino-acid acetyltransferase ArgJ: MPVNLEPLKSEQLAPVKGVSLGVAEASIKKPNRKDLLLITVSDQAKIAGVFTQNRFCAAPVLVSREHLHSKLPVKALVVNTGNANAGTGEEGLARTKRTCDEVAKLLGCESTQVLPFSTGVIMEPLPIEKIVAGLPASVADLREDNWFNAAQAIMTTDILPKAISKQIQLNGVAITITGIAKGSGMIHPNMATMLGYIATDAVVSKAMLETMLHHAVKRSFNRITVDGDTSTNDSLILIASGAAEMPEITDPGSHEFIALQAAVTDVATFLAQAIVRDGEGATKFMTINIESGHNEAECTKVAYAIAHSPLVKTAFFASDPNLGRILAAIGYAGIADLDVNRISLYLGDVLVVENGGRALSYQEADGQRIMKQDEITIRVVLNRGSAETTVWTCDFSYDYVKINAEYRS; this comes from the coding sequence ATGCCAGTTAATCTCGAACCTCTTAAATCAGAACAACTCGCACCTGTTAAAGGGGTGTCTTTGGGAGTTGCAGAAGCCAGTATCAAAAAACCGAATCGCAAGGATTTATTGTTGATTACTGTGAGTGATCAAGCAAAAATAGCAGGGGTCTTTACTCAGAACCGCTTTTGCGCTGCGCCTGTGCTGGTATCACGTGAGCACTTACACTCAAAATTACCTGTTAAAGCTTTAGTGGTGAATACAGGAAATGCGAATGCAGGAACTGGCGAAGAAGGGCTGGCGAGAACGAAGCGCACTTGCGACGAAGTGGCAAAATTGCTGGGTTGTGAGTCAACGCAGGTTTTACCTTTTTCAACGGGTGTCATTATGGAACCGCTGCCGATTGAAAAAATTGTAGCGGGTTTGCCAGCAAGTGTTGCCGATTTGCGCGAAGATAATTGGTTCAATGCAGCGCAGGCAATAATGACTACAGATATTTTACCCAAAGCGATTTCAAAACAGATCCAGTTGAACGGCGTTGCGATTACGATTACAGGTATTGCCAAGGGCTCTGGGATGATTCACCCCAATATGGCGACAATGTTAGGCTATATCGCAACAGATGCAGTCGTTAGCAAGGCAATGTTGGAAACCATGTTGCACCATGCGGTAAAACGTTCTTTTAATCGTATAACCGTCGATGGGGATACTTCGACCAATGACTCGTTGATTTTAATCGCCTCTGGCGCGGCTGAAATGCCAGAGATTACGGATCCGGGAAGTCATGAATTCATTGCGCTTCAGGCTGCGGTAACAGACGTGGCTACTTTTCTTGCCCAGGCGATTGTGCGCGATGGGGAGGGGGCAACTAAATTCATGACGATCAATATCGAAAGTGGGCATAACGAGGCGGAATGCACGAAGGTAGCGTATGCGATTGCTCACTCACCACTGGTCAAAACGGCATTTTTTGCTTCTGATCCTAATCTGGGGCGAATACTGGCTGCTATCGGTTATGCGGGTATTGCTGATCTAGATGTTAATCGCATTTCGCTTTATCTGGGAGATGTGCTGGTTGTGGAGAATGGCGGTCGCGCGCTGAGTTACCAGGAAGCCGATGGACAAAGAATTATGAAACAGGATGAAATAACTATTCGAGTGGTGCTCAACAGAGGATCAGCAGAAACTACCGTATGGACATGCGATTTTTCTTATGACTATGTAAAAATCAATGCGGAATATCGGAGCTAG
- the secA gene encoding preprotein translocase subunit SecA produces the protein MLSNLLKKVFGSRNERLVKQYMQKVRVINALEPEIAKLTDDELRAKTDVFKQRYQNGEALDALLPEAFAVVREASSRVLSMRHYDVQMIGGMVLHYGKIAEMRTGEGKTLVSTLPAYLNAITGKGVHVVTVNDYLAKRDAGWMGRVHNFLGLSVGVNLSQMSHEEKQQAYAADITYGTNNEFGFDYLRDNMVFQPSERVQRSLHYGIIDEVDSILIDEARTPLIISGQADDNIDLYISVNKLAPKLVKQEAEDGPGDYSVDEKAHQVLLTEEGHEHAEDLLVEAGLLLPGSSLYDAANINLMHHVYAALRAHSLYHLNQHYVVQEGEVVIVDEFSGRLMSGRRWSDGLHQAVEAKEGVAILKENQTLASITFQNYFRMYEKLSGMTGTADTEAYEFQQIYGLETVVIPTHRPMVREDRMDQVYRTTGEKYQAVINDIKACYTSGQPVLVGTTSIETNEYLSSLLNKEKIPHQVLNAKQHAREAEIVAQAGRPKMITIATNMAGRGTDIVLGGSIEADLEKVREDEKLSAEQKDSAVKMIKDEWKKIHDQVLELGGLHIIGTERHESRRVDNQLRGRAGRQGDQGSSRFYLSLEDPLLRIFASDRVASIMDRLKMPEGEAIEHPWVTRAIENAQRKVEARNFDMRKQLLEYDDVSNDQRRVIYQQRNELLEVQDISETIRDMRENVILDLISQHIVPHSMEEEWEVADLEKVLASEFQLQLPLQDWLDKESSLNEEGLRQRIIEAAHTQYQAKLEKVGPEVMHHFERAVMLQGLDNHWREHLAALDHLRQGIHLRGYAQKNPKQEYKREAFELFSSMLETIKYEVTKLVMTVQVRSEEDVEAVEPSELENVQYHHADYEDALAGTDEAEVSQQTVVREGDKVGRNDPCPCGSGKKYKQCHGKLN, from the coding sequence ATGTTATCCAATCTGCTTAAAAAAGTTTTCGGTAGTCGCAATGAGCGGCTGGTCAAGCAATACATGCAAAAGGTTCGCGTCATTAACGCGCTGGAGCCGGAAATAGCGAAACTCACAGACGATGAGTTGCGAGCGAAAACAGATGTATTCAAACAGCGTTATCAAAACGGCGAAGCGCTTGATGCGCTACTGCCCGAAGCTTTTGCTGTGGTGAGAGAGGCAAGTAGTCGAGTGCTATCAATGCGCCACTACGATGTGCAGATGATTGGTGGCATGGTGCTCCATTACGGAAAAATTGCTGAAATGCGTACCGGTGAAGGTAAAACGCTGGTGTCAACATTGCCTGCGTACCTGAATGCCATCACTGGCAAAGGTGTGCATGTGGTAACCGTGAATGATTATCTCGCGAAACGGGATGCGGGCTGGATGGGGCGTGTTCATAACTTTCTTGGGCTTTCCGTCGGTGTCAATCTTTCTCAAATGTCTCACGAAGAAAAACAGCAAGCCTATGCTGCAGACATTACCTACGGTACCAATAACGAATTTGGTTTTGATTACCTGCGTGACAATATGGTGTTCCAGCCCTCTGAACGTGTGCAACGCAGTTTGCATTACGGCATCATCGACGAGGTGGACTCTATTCTGATTGATGAAGCACGTACGCCGTTGATTATTTCAGGACAGGCGGATGACAATATTGATCTTTATATCAGTGTCAATAAATTAGCGCCCAAGCTAGTCAAACAAGAAGCTGAAGATGGTCCGGGTGATTACAGTGTAGATGAAAAAGCGCATCAGGTTCTGCTGACAGAAGAAGGGCATGAACATGCTGAAGATTTGCTTGTGGAAGCAGGGTTACTTCTGCCAGGCAGCAGCTTATACGATGCAGCTAACATCAACCTGATGCATCATGTTTACGCGGCATTACGTGCACATTCACTGTATCACCTTAATCAACACTACGTGGTGCAGGAAGGTGAAGTAGTTATTGTGGATGAGTTTTCCGGTCGTTTAATGTCCGGGCGACGTTGGTCTGATGGTTTGCATCAGGCTGTGGAAGCTAAGGAAGGAGTGGCAATCCTTAAGGAAAACCAGACGCTCGCTTCCATCACATTCCAGAATTATTTCCGTATGTACGAGAAATTATCCGGTATGACTGGTACGGCAGATACCGAAGCGTATGAATTCCAGCAAATCTATGGCTTGGAAACGGTAGTTATTCCAACGCATCGCCCTATGGTGCGGGAAGATCGAATGGATCAGGTTTACCGTACCACCGGAGAGAAATACCAGGCAGTCATTAACGATATTAAAGCTTGCTACACAAGTGGGCAGCCAGTGTTGGTTGGTACAACATCCATTGAAACAAACGAATATCTTTCTTCATTGCTGAATAAAGAAAAAATTCCTCACCAGGTGCTTAATGCGAAACAGCACGCAAGGGAAGCTGAAATTGTCGCCCAGGCTGGCCGTCCTAAAATGATCACTATTGCAACAAATATGGCCGGTCGTGGTACGGACATTGTACTGGGTGGTAGTATCGAAGCTGATTTGGAAAAAGTCCGTGAAGATGAAAAGCTATCAGCAGAGCAAAAAGATAGCGCAGTAAAAATGATCAAGGATGAATGGAAAAAGATTCATGACCAGGTGTTGGAATTAGGTGGGCTGCACATTATTGGAACTGAGCGGCACGAGTCTCGTCGTGTTGATAACCAGTTGCGCGGTCGGGCTGGTAGACAGGGTGATCAGGGATCCAGTCGGTTCTATTTGTCGCTAGAAGATCCATTGCTCAGAATATTTGCTTCTGATCGCGTGGCATCCATTATGGATCGCCTGAAAATGCCTGAGGGTGAAGCAATTGAACATCCGTGGGTAACCCGTGCGATTGAAAATGCACAGCGAAAAGTTGAAGCACGTAACTTTGATATGCGTAAGCAATTACTGGAATACGATGATGTTTCCAATGATCAGCGTCGTGTAATTTATCAGCAGCGCAATGAACTGCTGGAAGTACAGGATATCTCCGAAACAATTCGCGATATGCGTGAAAACGTTATTCTCGATCTGATCAGTCAACACATTGTTCCACATAGTATGGAAGAAGAGTGGGAAGTGGCTGATCTGGAAAAAGTGCTCGCTTCAGAATTTCAGTTGCAATTACCCTTGCAGGATTGGCTGGACAAAGAATCCAGTTTAAACGAAGAAGGATTGCGCCAGCGTATCATTGAGGCTGCCCATACCCAATATCAGGCAAAACTGGAGAAAGTCGGTCCTGAAGTCATGCATCATTTTGAACGTGCTGTCATGCTGCAGGGCTTGGATAATCATTGGCGCGAGCATTTGGCGGCATTGGATCATTTGCGTCAGGGGATACATTTGCGTGGTTACGCGCAGAAGAATCCAAAGCAGGAATATAAGCGTGAAGCGTTTGAGTTGTTCTCAAGTATGCTTGAAACAATCAAGTATGAAGTAACCAAGCTGGTAATGACTGTTCAGGTTCGTAGTGAAGAAGATGTCGAGGCGGTGGAACCTAGCGAGCTTGAAAATGTGCAATATCACCATGCAGACTATGAAGATGCTTTGGCTGGTACCGATGAGGCAGAAGTTTCACAGCAAACGGTTGTTCGCGAGGGAGACAAGGTAGGGCGAAATGATCCTTGCCCTTGTGGCTCTGGCAAAAAATATAAACAGTGTCATGGGAAATTAAATTAA